In Fibrobacter succinogenes, a single genomic region encodes these proteins:
- a CDS encoding glycoside hydrolase family 9 protein: MSIKKYLLALCATVGITVAQQNYPTPYDLIRPVWPLTWDSTIFKTNFAPGPKRVSLPSKNTPEYYAPNEIITPDTLNQAYIDAMVIQISPIRVNQAGYRPQDAKKPVLYVGSATNFDVVNAKGEVVGKGSFTETLKNSVSSSLTIKASNNSQIEYGGDNRYTATKAGPTGALKRGFLPDGLPENERLRIKVGNDYSSTFIISDRVYSMLRDAVIKFYGINRSGNSESWFHPPSHLKDGSLANVDMTGGWYDCGDHLKESQTISYSLAQLAMTAAAYEDRDQDNYAFNQGEAQNTDNIPDMLREAKFGAEYVIKAYDAAKGVVSAMPVSIGEIGKDHGWWGSPEYQDNTLHDRGGPTARILRSDDNPGSDAELGSTASGNFAAGLAIVSKIWNKYDSTFAKKSLTVAKALYEYGKSKKKLTNSPAYSGGSTYHDEMGFAAVCLFYATADKTYLNDAVEEKSLAGGQTKKDFANSDKKGAGMFNGGWFAHKEASFLKSNAASDWASVFTSGLYAFYKLILETQEKANAYGLSDEQRMIYIEDVAFTMAANLAGVMTGGSEKINLPAGQAGWVGTSISYDPVWGLTSSVKSDWWTKYEAANIFELLAYYDVTKDLENVTMPQTGTVQNWKSDEILELAVSHMNYYLGMNPWDVSLIYGVGDKNHAHPHHRGSNPEGKNVAGVISTYKYRPPVGGLGPAHAPTGDDDLTVHFNDYKLTENTCIDAVSNFLPAAVLLAKSEDLNRAPAISVEIRHVDMDSAIVFVKLDLGSYAYITYDTTETLKNPITASSETATNQHQIILRDLKPGTTYYFYATAKNPRSGNTSKKWLVDSTSTPFTFTTLSTVENANIQNVTVCNVTADTAEIMWYTPNGAYDSKVYWDTVPHSNLNEYAFNTGNGNADISGIPTQFHYVKIGGLKERTTYYYAVESNGVFTNVNDKNEPLKFKTPVTQYKFEVRMSQYVWDPMPALEINIINNEERPFDSLTLRLYMRATDDIYYDVGIRRDICQAYNEAAYNDTCSAATQKELDGLFRKTFPQKIEDTYDPTDGTWQWYFPIPLGSTIIKSTSRLRIDVMFDRRSEWEPHLDLMNDTPKKKFYCNDGSSWTSQAKDKLPQNPGDWSWMPHSKENGDYADFEGIPCLPKNFGDDDLAPINPYVSIYRKDEFVWGYSPSKKEMETKKAKYELTVSLDPPFNVSNGSHIDIDQNNSTVHVTGKALVTENGYITKIWANGAKVSGSMLSQGLDRWLLDSSNTKTIAKFNFETGLWDLDIPVKMNIGSKKVDITVFAGPDPTCDACTENGGCAFENRNYYINFSKGDATASQLVIKDAQGNSIVSPANPEGTIFYIDLLDKDKIKSKASSVDILVINNKKNDRLKVTLTADPNNPGHFVGGPITAVNHSKESRNQTSEISFFAGDTIQVVYTDPDDEDDISKQTFFAETKIPSPQIALAEDTNCDNKADQLKITFTNKFTEEYTLESISYFIEGMTDSVKVPLVASQYANQNEIIIPIDTSLVPKNPNPSGKITVRITDHGTTNAETAKITDGIFPTLESVSILEKADDDNSGLDTIMIAFSEPVIFSSESEWPLTIAGATGVPTVIGKGTTTNNGKSWTFIISGNTGNSLVPVGAMASVRTTGGFTITDQNFNPINNSCKPSVPITLISRPVPIYHADMIDLQGDGIPDVVFMMFEKKLKPKDVFDSIVVNWGNPGITRSFITTADTTGGTIVPKESYWTIRDSVSAPFKVMIDSIHSKDSVNTYSIVEINIPTTHAYPYGSTSGENDGNGTVSPMKGVANGFFETTYTLYDKCAPVIASARMIKENVLTVNMSENLNMIETGKYIQRERDEYIPLERPQGTGKSQLFTYNEKDNVFHAGDRVRLVPEVLGGAYIDKNNNAPTTANPYVRITGDDNIRFTVTLTKPVATPKAGAYMGRPESTMNDAFVTSAIINGKRNFISSNGTLLGQVDTATYVSSGPNFEIEVMMPSAGFLTHDAIPMYDFHLKIVTDLYDNLGQYVNTYKLDIPKENFATIRNLTDNGTLKLNVEWAAKDNEAPVAKKGNKIGTGAYIAKFDFTAEPFCATTFDSKSNDYKATCSVIGEKAGRVTDSKTKTLGFKRKK, from the coding sequence ATGAGTATAAAAAAATATCTGCTGGCTTTGTGCGCTACAGTAGGCATAACCGTAGCACAGCAGAATTATCCCACACCATATGATTTGATCAGGCCTGTTTGGCCGTTAACCTGGGACAGCACTATATTCAAGACTAATTTTGCTCCAGGTCCAAAGCGAGTCTCGTTACCAAGCAAAAACACACCGGAATACTACGCCCCAAACGAAATCATTACTCCGGATACATTAAACCAGGCGTACATCGACGCCATGGTAATCCAGATATCCCCCATTCGCGTCAACCAGGCCGGTTACCGCCCACAAGACGCGAAAAAACCGGTGCTATACGTTGGTTCAGCGACAAACTTCGATGTTGTCAATGCAAAAGGCGAAGTCGTTGGCAAAGGAAGCTTCACAGAAACGCTCAAGAACTCCGTTTCGTCATCCTTAACAATCAAGGCATCGAACAACTCCCAAATAGAATATGGTGGCGATAACCGCTACACGGCAACAAAGGCGGGCCCTACAGGAGCACTAAAAAGAGGTTTTCTCCCCGACGGTCTTCCCGAAAACGAAAGACTGCGCATCAAGGTCGGAAACGATTACTCCTCCACATTTATCATCAGCGACAGAGTCTACTCCATGCTTCGCGATGCCGTCATCAAGTTCTACGGGATTAACCGTAGCGGTAATTCGGAATCCTGGTTCCATCCGCCTAGCCATCTGAAAGACGGTTCCCTCGCCAATGTCGATATGACCGGCGGCTGGTACGACTGCGGAGACCATCTTAAAGAAAGCCAAACAATCTCCTATAGCCTAGCACAGCTCGCCATGACGGCCGCCGCCTACGAAGACCGCGACCAGGACAACTACGCATTCAACCAAGGCGAAGCCCAAAATACAGACAACATCCCTGACATGCTCCGAGAAGCGAAATTCGGAGCCGAATACGTCATCAAGGCTTACGATGCAGCCAAGGGCGTTGTTTCGGCAATGCCAGTATCCATTGGCGAAATCGGCAAAGACCACGGATGGTGGGGTTCTCCAGAATACCAGGACAACACACTCCATGATAGAGGTGGTCCGACAGCTCGAATCTTGAGAAGCGATGACAACCCCGGAAGCGATGCAGAACTTGGAAGTACGGCCTCCGGAAACTTTGCCGCAGGCTTGGCCATCGTCTCCAAAATCTGGAATAAATACGATTCCACCTTTGCCAAAAAAAGCTTGACTGTGGCAAAAGCTCTTTATGAGTACGGCAAGTCCAAGAAAAAGCTCACAAATTCACCGGCTTATAGCGGTGGATCCACATACCATGACGAAATGGGCTTTGCGGCTGTATGCCTTTTCTATGCAACCGCAGATAAAACTTATTTGAACGACGCCGTCGAAGAAAAGTCCCTGGCAGGCGGCCAAACCAAGAAAGATTTCGCCAACAGCGACAAAAAAGGCGCAGGCATGTTCAATGGCGGATGGTTCGCGCACAAAGAAGCTTCTTTCTTGAAATCTAATGCCGCATCGGACTGGGCAAGCGTGTTCACGAGCGGTCTTTACGCCTTCTACAAATTGATTTTGGAAACACAAGAAAAAGCTAACGCTTATGGCCTTTCGGACGAGCAAAGAATGATTTACATCGAGGACGTAGCCTTTACCATGGCGGCAAACCTCGCAGGTGTCATGACAGGCGGCTCTGAGAAAATCAATCTCCCCGCCGGTCAAGCCGGCTGGGTCGGCACCTCGATTTCATACGATCCGGTATGGGGATTGACTAGCTCCGTAAAGTCCGACTGGTGGACCAAATACGAAGCCGCCAACATTTTTGAACTTTTGGCGTATTACGACGTAACGAAGGACCTTGAAAACGTCACGATGCCACAAACAGGAACCGTTCAAAATTGGAAATCGGATGAAATTCTCGAGCTTGCCGTTTCGCACATGAACTACTACCTCGGCATGAACCCGTGGGATGTATCCTTGATTTATGGAGTCGGCGACAAGAACCACGCCCACCCGCACCATCGCGGTTCTAACCCCGAAGGTAAAAACGTCGCTGGTGTCATCAGCACATACAAATACCGTCCGCCCGTTGGAGGTTTAGGCCCTGCTCATGCACCAACCGGAGACGATGACCTTACAGTCCATTTTAACGATTACAAGCTCACAGAAAACACATGCATCGACGCCGTATCCAACTTTTTGCCGGCAGCAGTCCTTCTCGCCAAGTCTGAAGACTTGAACAGAGCACCCGCAATATCCGTTGAAATCCGCCATGTCGATATGGATTCTGCAATAGTCTTTGTAAAACTGGACTTGGGCAGCTACGCCTATATCACTTACGACACAACGGAAACTTTAAAGAATCCGATAACAGCAAGTTCCGAAACAGCGACCAACCAGCACCAAATTATACTGCGCGATCTCAAGCCAGGAACAACTTACTACTTCTACGCCACAGCTAAGAACCCACGAAGCGGAAACACATCGAAAAAATGGCTAGTCGACAGCACCTCGACTCCGTTCACATTTACAACGCTTAGTACGGTTGAAAATGCAAACATTCAAAACGTTACCGTTTGTAATGTTACCGCAGACACCGCCGAAATCATGTGGTACACGCCAAACGGCGCATATGACTCGAAAGTTTACTGGGATACAGTTCCTCATTCAAACTTAAATGAATACGCATTCAACACAGGTAATGGCAACGCCGATATTTCCGGCATTCCGACGCAATTCCACTACGTGAAAATCGGCGGACTCAAGGAAAGGACCACCTACTACTACGCTGTAGAAAGCAATGGCGTTTTTACAAACGTCAACGATAAGAACGAGCCGTTAAAGTTTAAGACTCCTGTAACGCAATACAAGTTTGAAGTCCGAATGTCCCAATATGTATGGGACCCGATGCCGGCCCTCGAAATCAATATTATCAACAACGAAGAACGTCCGTTCGACAGCTTGACATTGCGCCTCTACATGCGCGCCACCGACGACATCTATTACGACGTCGGCATTAGACGCGATATCTGCCAGGCATACAACGAAGCCGCCTACAACGACACGTGCTCCGCAGCAACACAAAAAGAACTGGATGGACTGTTCCGCAAGACATTCCCTCAAAAAATTGAAGACACCTACGACCCGACCGATGGCACATGGCAATGGTACTTCCCCATCCCGCTTGGTTCAACCATCATCAAATCTACGAGTAGGCTCAGAATTGACGTCATGTTCGACAGAAGAAGCGAATGGGAACCACACCTAGATTTGATGAACGACACGCCCAAAAAGAAATTCTACTGCAACGACGGAAGCTCGTGGACATCCCAAGCAAAAGACAAGTTGCCTCAAAATCCTGGTGACTGGAGCTGGATGCCGCACTCGAAGGAAAACGGCGATTACGCTGATTTCGAAGGAATCCCCTGCCTTCCCAAGAACTTTGGCGATGATGACCTAGCCCCCATCAACCCTTACGTGTCCATTTACCGCAAAGATGAATTCGTATGGGGGTACAGCCCATCCAAAAAGGAAATGGAGACGAAGAAAGCTAAATACGAATTGACCGTATCCTTGGATCCTCCTTTCAATGTTTCGAATGGAAGCCATATCGATATAGACCAAAATAACAGCACCGTTCATGTCACAGGTAAGGCCCTTGTAACAGAAAACGGATACATCACCAAAATTTGGGCAAATGGAGCCAAAGTCAGCGGCTCGATGCTATCCCAAGGTCTCGACAGATGGCTTTTGGATTCGTCCAATACGAAAACTATCGCAAAATTCAACTTTGAGACAGGCTTATGGGATTTAGATATACCTGTCAAGATGAACATTGGATCCAAGAAAGTGGATATCACTGTATTCGCAGGCCCAGATCCAACTTGCGACGCTTGCACAGAAAATGGCGGTTGCGCTTTTGAGAACAGAAACTATTACATCAACTTCTCCAAAGGAGACGCCACTGCGTCCCAGCTTGTCATCAAGGATGCACAAGGAAACTCAATCGTAAGCCCCGCGAACCCAGAAGGCACAATATTCTACATCGACTTGTTGGACAAAGACAAGATCAAGAGCAAGGCAAGCTCTGTTGATATCTTGGTTATCAACAACAAGAAAAATGATCGACTCAAAGTAACCTTGACCGCAGACCCGAATAACCCCGGTCACTTTGTCGGCGGGCCGATTACCGCAGTGAACCACAGCAAGGAATCCAGGAACCAGACTTCTGAAATTTCGTTCTTTGCAGGCGATACAATCCAAGTCGTCTACACCGACCCTGACGACGAAGACGATATCTCGAAGCAAACGTTCTTTGCAGAAACCAAGATTCCGTCGCCGCAGATAGCACTCGCCGAAGACACTAACTGCGACAACAAGGCCGATCAGCTAAAGATTACATTCACAAATAAATTCACTGAAGAATATACGCTAGAAAGTATCAGCTACTTTATCGAAGGCATGACCGATTCCGTCAAAGTTCCGCTTGTTGCCTCCCAATATGCAAACCAAAACGAAATCATCATCCCGATTGACACAAGCCTTGTTCCAAAAAATCCAAATCCATCCGGAAAGATTACAGTCCGCATTACCGATCACGGTACAACAAATGCTGAAACCGCAAAAATTACGGACGGTATTTTCCCGACTCTCGAAAGCGTTTCGATTCTCGAAAAAGCTGACGACGACAACAGCGGTCTCGACACGATCATGATAGCATTCTCAGAGCCGGTGATATTCTCATCCGAAAGTGAATGGCCGCTTACCATCGCTGGAGCCACAGGAGTTCCGACCGTCATCGGAAAAGGAACGACCACCAATAACGGCAAGAGCTGGACCTTTATCATCAGCGGCAATACAGGCAATTCGCTTGTTCCGGTTGGCGCTATGGCAAGTGTAAGAACAACTGGCGGATTCACAATTACCGACCAGAACTTTAACCCGATAAACAACAGTTGTAAGCCCTCTGTTCCAATAACGCTTATCTCTCGCCCTGTTCCAATCTACCATGCAGACATGATCGATTTGCAAGGCGACGGTATCCCCGATGTAGTCTTTATGATGTTCGAGAAAAAGCTCAAACCCAAAGATGTTTTCGACAGCATTGTTGTAAACTGGGGCAACCCGGGCATCACCCGCAGCTTCATTACCACAGCCGATACAACCGGCGGCACAATCGTCCCGAAGGAATCTTACTGGACCATCCGCGACTCTGTTTCGGCTCCTTTCAAAGTCATGATTGACTCCATCCATTCAAAGGATTCCGTCAACACGTATAGCATTGTCGAAATCAACATTCCAACGACACACGCCTATCCGTACGGTTCCACAAGCGGTGAAAACGACGGTAACGGAACGGTATCCCCGATGAAGGGTGTCGCAAACGGATTCTTCGAAACAACCTACACGCTGTACGACAAGTGCGCGCCTGTCATTGCATCCGCACGCATGATCAAGGAAAACGTGCTCACCGTCAATATGTCCGAAAACCTCAACATGATTGAAACGGGCAAGTACATCCAGCGCGAACGTGATGAATACATTCCGCTCGAAAGGCCGCAGGGTACAGGCAAGTCGCAGCTCTTTACCTATAACGAAAAGGACAACGTCTTCCATGCCGGCGACCGCGTACGCCTCGTTCCAGAGGTTCTCGGAGGAGCCTACATCGACAAGAACAACAACGCCCCGACAACAGCAAACCCCTATGTGCGTATCACGGGTGACGACAACATCCGCTTTACGGTAACGCTCACAAAGCCTGTTGCCACACCGAAGGCCGGTGCATACATGGGCCGTCCGGAAAGCACCATGAACGACGCATTCGTTACATCGGCAATCATCAACGGTAAGCGCAACTTTATCAGCTCAAACGGAACGCTCCTCGGTCAAGTGGATACAGCCACATACGTTAGCTCCGGCCCGAATTTCGAGATCGAGGTCATGATGCCATCTGCAGGCTTCCTCACCCACGATGCCATACCGATGTATGATTTCCACCTGAAGATTGTCACCGACCTCTACGACAACCTTGGGCAATACGTGAACACCTACAAGCTGGATATCCCGAAAGAAAACTTCGCGACAATCAGAAACCTGACCGATAACGGCACCCTAAAACTCAACGTGGAATGGGCCGCGAAGGACAACGAAGCGCCGGTCGCCAAGAAGGGCAACAAGATTGGAACCGGAGCCTATATCGCAAAGTTTGACTTTACTGCAGAGCCCTTCTGCGCCACGACATTCGATTCAAAGAGCAACGACTACAAGGCTACATGCTCAGTAATCGGAGAAAAGGCCGGAAGAGTAACAGACAGCAAGACAAAGACTCTCGGGTTTAAGAGAAAGAAATAA